From the genome of Grus americana isolate bGruAme1 chromosome 9, bGruAme1.mat, whole genome shotgun sequence, one region includes:
- the TMEM207 gene encoding transmembrane protein 207 — translation MWRPGALCLASWITGTGVLCLTFFQLADSESDCELGERCIGQSDENLSSWYVWFLMLFFLALLLSCGICCCLQYWLKRRSCLLHRRTLAIFALSSSDAFCASEAPQCPFSSPCVTAETSSSPAPGFSLGGTELPPSYEDIMKENNL, via the exons ATGTGGAGACCTGGAGCTTTGTGTCTCGCTTCGTGGATCACAGGAACTGGAGTTCTGTGTTTAACCTTCTTCCAG TTAGCAGACTCTGAGTCGGACTGTGAGCTCGGCGAGAG GTGCATTGGGCAGAGCGATGAAAACTTGAGCAGCTGGTATGTGTG GTTCCTGATGTTGTTTTTCCTGGCCTTGCTCTTGTCCTGTGggatctgctgctgcctgcagtacTGGCTGAAACGGCGGAGCTGCCTCCTCCACCGACGCACCCTGGCCATCTTCGCGCTCAGCAGCTCGGATGCCTTTTGCG cGAGTGAAGCACCTCAGTGCCCATTCTCCAGCCCCTGCGTGACTGCGGAGACGTCCTCTTCTCCTGCCCCAGGGTTCAGCCTTGGGGGAACTGAGTTGCCTCCATCCTATGAGGATATTATGAAGGAAAACAACCTCTAG
- the CLDN16 gene encoding claudin-16 isoform X1, which translates to MRFFLQYVGCFFAFFSTGFLITSTWTDCWMVNADDSLEVSTKCRGLWWECVTNVFDGIQTCDEYDSIFAEHPVKLVLTRAMMITADILAGFGFFFLVLGLDCMKFLPDEPLIKLRICLVSGVTLLIAGLPGITGSVWYAIDVYVERSSLVFHNVFLGIQYKFGWSCWLGMAGSLGCFLSGALLTCCMYLFRETSSGRLHSAYSLRKGYSSAGTIVTNVHLPSSQTATAKMYAVDTRV; encoded by the exons ATGAGGTTTTTCCTCCAGTATGTGGGctgtttttttgcctttttctctaCTGGGTTTTTGATAACATCTACCTGGACAGACTGCTGGATGGTGAACGCTGATGACTCCCTGGAG GTGAGTACAAAATGCCGTGGCCTGTGGTGGGAATGTGTCACAAATGTTTTTGACGGGATCCAAACTTGCGATGAGTATGACTCCATCTTCGCCGAGCACCCTG TGAAACTGGTGCTGACCCGAGCCATGATGATCACAGCAGATATCCTGGCaggttttggatttttcttcctcgTCCTGGGACTGGACTGCATGAAATTCCTTCCCGATGAGCCGCTCATCAAGCTGCGCATCTGCCTGGTGTCTGGAGTTACGTTGCTCATTGCAG GTCTCCCAGGCATTACTGGCTCGGTGTGGTATGCCATTGACGTCTACGTGGAGCGCTCCTCTCTGGTCTTCCACAACGTGTTTCTGGGCATCCAGTACAAGTTTGGCTGGTCGTGCTGGCTCGGCATGGCGGGGTCACTCGGCTGTTTCTTATCTGGGGCCCTGCTCACCTGCTGCATGTATCTCTTCAGAG AGACCAGCTCTGGAAGACTCCACTCTGCTTACTCCTTGAGGAAAGGCTATTCCTCAGCTGGGACAATCGTAACAAACGTGCATTTGCCATCCTCTCAAACAGCTACTGCCAAAATGTATGCAGTGGACACAAGAGTGTGA
- the CLDN16 gene encoding claudin-16 isoform X2, translating to MRFFLQYVGCFFAFFSTGFLITSTWTDCWMVNADDSLEVSTKCRGLWWECVTNVFDGIQTCDEYDSIFAEHPVKLVLTRAMMITADILAGFGFFFLVLGLDCMKFLPDEPLIKLRICLVSGVTLLIAGLPGITGSVWYAIDVYVERSSLVFHNVFLGIQYKFGWSCWLGMAGSLGCFLSGALLTCCMYLFRDQMKNLCLPG from the exons ATGAGGTTTTTCCTCCAGTATGTGGGctgtttttttgcctttttctctaCTGGGTTTTTGATAACATCTACCTGGACAGACTGCTGGATGGTGAACGCTGATGACTCCCTGGAG GTGAGTACAAAATGCCGTGGCCTGTGGTGGGAATGTGTCACAAATGTTTTTGACGGGATCCAAACTTGCGATGAGTATGACTCCATCTTCGCCGAGCACCCTG TGAAACTGGTGCTGACCCGAGCCATGATGATCACAGCAGATATCCTGGCaggttttggatttttcttcctcgTCCTGGGACTGGACTGCATGAAATTCCTTCCCGATGAGCCGCTCATCAAGCTGCGCATCTGCCTGGTGTCTGGAGTTACGTTGCTCATTGCAG GTCTCCCAGGCATTACTGGCTCGGTGTGGTATGCCATTGACGTCTACGTGGAGCGCTCCTCTCTGGTCTTCCACAACGTGTTTCTGGGCATCCAGTACAAGTTTGGCTGGTCGTGCTGGCTCGGCATGGCGGGGTCACTCGGCTGTTTCTTATCTGGGGCCCTGCTCACCTGCTGCATGTATCTCTTCAGAG